The nucleotide sequence ccggccggccactctttggagcttaatagctcctaaactaaaagagatatcgacttgcgggtttcggcaaaggttatatcgggtgaaaattgtaacttggtgcattgacccctcaccccccacccctccttccgacattttgaataccccatttttttgttttctcaatagctccgcccctttGGCATCGATcagactcaaattttagtatgctatAGCTGAGCCTTAGgactttcgatcaataccaaacttaaggttgaATGACACCCTTGACCCGAGCAAtaagggtcaaaaaaaattcttaaaatggccataactccggttctaattgtcagaatttaaaaagtgagggcgttttggaaagctctcgtgaaatgccacttccccttctaacatcgcaaatTCATAAATCTACCgttaggggcgctatttttaaaaagaagatttttcaattttctaagttaaataactcaaaaattcctttatgcatcgggctgaaattttagtatgttgtagctcttgattatacctatcaaacaaaaatacttaagtcgatcgataatccctgactcgagctataaggggtcaaagtttgaaaattgaccggcctctatatccggttctaattagcattttgacctaaatttcgggtttttggtttcgtttcgaagagcactttcagatggaaattcAAAAGGTCACCACaagtggcgctgcgatagcgttaaaattcatcaaaattcaaactcatttttctcaaaaacggcattgtgcaagttaatcaaattttagagtgttgtagtcgaggctatgaagtttacaaaaaatGGCGTTGGTTTGCTAGTAAtagaaccggaaatatgatgggtcaaagttcacgaaattcaaaaaattatatccCCGGTTCTATTTGAACGATTTTGacgagtgagggcttaaacgaaagatctcaccaaatgctacaactttctagaacatttgaacttcatgAGACctacaccaggggcgccacagtcgagaaactaatttcaatatcacataacctcaattatctcgactgtcgctgaaccgattttgatgattacttcaacataattgtagaggatacttatatctatatttcgtccatacataatttttcgatcagataatgcgatctgtccgattttgacgtttaagtgtgaaaaaattgacttttcctataataacgctttgaaaccactcagatgccaatttgactgcctctactccaccaagacacttaaaatagggttttaaatggaaagtctcacaaaatataacaattctttgatatagttgaagttcatcaaatgaacacttggggcgctctggtagAAAAAAccagttcagaaacaaacaacctcgattatctcggcttctgagtaatcgatgagatctagttcttctgcaaaattatagagaacattctggtctacatttctcCCATATATTTTGgttcaaaaatacaaaatctgtataatttcacgaatttgattcaatataactgagaatggcgtcccccaacttcagctctaaatcgaatttgcatgcattccgagttagctcacattaagaatctcatctacataagccggttaggattatctgtcccttttaaataaggtaatttcttatcaattttaaattgtttactgacaaaaaataatgtttttttttaacttcaagaGTTTAAAGCAGACCGATGCCGTTACGCCAgcaaacgattttttttctttctgcaagaatttgtgaaaaaaatgttgaaattaagCTAATGAATAGGGAGATGTTTAGTTTGAATAGTGATTTGCTCAATGTTCCTTCTAAATCAAATTATACCATGCCACTGTATGATGCTGCCTCGGTTCTCCCTATTTCATTAATTATAAACCACTTTGTTTTAAATTATGTGAAGTGAAAAGACTTCTCAGTATTTTCGAAACGTGAGATCTGCgtccttttaacttttttaatcAGTTTAACGAATTAAACTGGTTCCATAATAATAGGAAAGTCAAACATTCCTGGATCTGCTCCACTCTCCCCTATACAAAATACCAATTGATCGCTTTTATAAGAcatcaaaaaatataatttccagCGATAATCGATCTTTTTAGGGATTTTAGCTGCCACCGGAAATTTCTTAGTCGTTCAGGAATCAGGAATTAATTAAACACCTCTCatacacaaattttattgataaaagttTACAGTAATTTCACACagaatattttagaaatgaTGATAGTTCTGAGGAATATAATCgcgaaatataaatattttgtggttttataaaatattttgagagaatAAAAGGAGAAATGCTGCTTACCAACCTGGAGTTGTATTTGCCAGACGTCGCATCCTCCTTGTGTTCCTGTCTTGGTCACGGATTTTCTTCTCCATCTCTGCATCTGTCAGTGTCTCGAGGAAGGGTGCCCATCCATCGGCCTCACTCGGTGCCCTGAACGGGACCTCAACAGTGGCCAGTGGTGCCTCACTGAATGCATACGTACGCTGATGCCAGGACAATTGCCCACGAATTGAGTAGGCAATTGCCGTGACAAATTCTCCGCCCAATCCCAGTTCAGCACAAAGTTTCATTGCAAACTCCTCGGGATTGTTATCCTTCTCCGACATATCCCATTCCACCTGGTCAACAAGGGATGTATTGCCCACGTGGATATTGAGCTTGATGATGACACGCTGATCACAGCTCTCCTCAATAATCAGCTCACTGGGGTATGCTTCGATTTGCTGACGAATAGCCGCTGCAATTGCCGGAACAAAAGCCAATGGATTGAGATCGAGATCGTCACAGAGTACTTCAGCAAATTGCTCTGGTGTTATCATGCTCTCATTCTTGTTCCATGTGAAAGTGTCTCTCAGCTTCTGTCCCTCCAGCTCCATATCGAGGCGAACAGGTACTAGCATTTCCTGTTGAGCTGCATTCTCGAGATTTGTCGAGGGATCTGTGTCATCGAAGCACATTGGGAAGGTGCGTACCTTCTTCTGGTAGACACGATTGCGATTGATGGGAGTCGCCTGGGGAACAGCATCTAAGTGGCTGGAATTGGGCATTGTTGGTACCCATGGGGTGGGTTTCTTGGATTTGCTCTCACGCAGAATGGGCTGGTCTGAGGAATGTACAGAAACTGCCTTGTACTTGTCATCATTGCCATCAATAACATCCTCCACTTCCGATGCTTTCAGCAGTGACACAGAACTAGCCAGGATATGGCTACTGAGTCCAGATTCAATCAGACGCTTCCTCTCCTCGTTGCTGAGTGTGCGCCGTGTCATGCCCGGATATTTCTTGTAGAGAGAGCCCCGGAAGAGGCGCAGGTAGTTCCCCACCTAGAAAGCCAACCAAAGCATTTTGAGGTTAGTTTGTTTACATTGTATTTTTCCGACAAAAATCCCACCTCTGAGCCCACGCAATAGTACTCTCCATTTTCCTCAAGTTGAAAACTTATCGGTTTGTCACCGTACGTCCGGATAGACATTGTGCTTGGAGAGTATTTCCGGGGGAAAAACACTGGAAAATTCCTGTCTGCAGGGGAAGCCGCTGTCACAAAAGCAAATGCCAAATTCCTCCGTATGGCGTCGCTAGCGTCAGGTAAATCTTCTCCGCTTTTGGTTTTCCTCGCCTTGTCACCTTGTCTGGTGCTTTTCgcgaaaaaagagaaaattcccAAGTGCAACCTGCCCTAAAACCCTCAGAGCAAATACCCACCAAGTGTGTTGTGCATGTCTCGAGGTTGTTGATTGAGTGCCGAAGCGACAATTGACATTTGAACACACACATTCGGAGGGCGCCGATCATGGATGAAAATCACCAGTCGGATCTCGCACTGCCGGACATTACCGAAGCCGAAGCTGAACAAGAAAATGGAAATCAGGTACGTCTGCATATCTTTTGCACCTTTGCAGTGGGAAAATCCCATCCAGACACACGGCAAGGGCAACTTTTCCCATGGCACTGGCTGCCACAATGCCTGGGCGCACCTTTTGCCCTGTGTCTCTTGAGCATCCATTTTGAATTTCTCACATATTACTGCTGCTTGCCATTGACGGTATCCGGAAGGTCTCTAGGATCTATCCGGAGGCCCCAGAGTCTAGGCAAATACTCCATCTTGCCTGAAATTGAGGCTGATGGTGAAAAAATCCATGCCATGCGTCATCTCGCACGGATTTTCCAACACAAACTGTTCTAATCTGGCATTTCAGGGTACCACAAGGACGCGTCTCATCACGGCCACCACGACGGAAGCCAGTTCCGTCGAGGGGGGTACCGTGGTGTCCGTCCCTGTACCAGTGAGTGTTCCTGTAGGCAGTGCCAGTGGCAGCACCTTCAACGTGATAACTCCGGAACAACTCCTGCACTTCAAGCCAATGATCTGCGTGGACAACAATGGTTTTATATCTGGTCAGGTGGTTGGTGGAGATCTCAAGGCTACACATATTGTCATCAAACAACCGGTGACAACGTCAGAATCCGTAGCCACGAGCACCCAAGAGATCACCACGATGACAGAACCTCAGCCCCAGTCACAGCCACAGCAAATCCAGAATCAATGGTCAGACATCATGAATATGGAAGTATTACCAATTCGATGCAAAACCACCACTGCTGAGCTATACAAGAGTCGACTGGGTTCCGGAGGACGTGGCAGGTGCATCAAGTACAAGGACAACTGGTTCACTCCTAGCGAATTTGAGCAGGAATGCGGTCGTGGTTCCAGCAAAGATTGGAAGCGTTCCATTCGTTTCGGCGGACGCAGTCTCCAGGCACTCATTGACGAGGGTGTCCTTCAACCACATGCAACAAGTTGCACCTGTCCGGCATGCTGTGACGATGACTCCAGTAAGTACAAAAGATTTTGCTGACCGCTCAAACTTCTAAATCGATAAAAAAAGGAATGGCGAAGTATCCCATGCTCTGTAGGGGAAGGTACTCTCccatcgaacgttcatgccttcactgagagaaatccgaaaaagtcaaaataacactctgaaaatgttaattttaccctgcattattgatccgaaaacggtgtaaatgtTACCCaattaggtgtattgggggttaaagttacccttttttcatgttgattctaccctcaaaaggtgtaaaattaacattaaaaaatgttgatatatttttacacctaaaaagtgttaaatttctgaggaaaaaatgttaatcgcaccctatttttttctcagtgtatgtttcccattacagtagagtctcgctatagtccatatttggtttcaaatttgacacttgggagctcagctgaaaatatatattttttcagctgatttgaaaatgcttagcatttggtgctcgcctGGGTCGCActtatagtccatgtaattttttaaaattatcaacgatttttagtattgtaATTGCTCggcggcttccactttctttgcgattgtggtacttgtccttgctctcttcattgtggatcacagttatcacaactacttaataaagtttgccaaaaatattaaaataattatgcatgtcacatactaaaaaacataacctaacataaaatcagtgttttgaaatcaacggtcgataaattgtggactatagagcgatggcctatagcgagactctactgtatgtttctagagtgttaaaaaaaaacttttgagtttattagctattttctatcattgtagaatgaactaGCAAAAAATTAAAGCCATTtcaatatagaataggcaaccgaaaaccccaaattggcaacattacgtagttttgaagatatcgcGTGAAATGTGTCcggaaacaggaaaaatttacactaaaactggtcgcatttttcagagctaatgtcacccccctgattttcttttatttttcctacacgcagaaaaatggaaaattcttatacaaaaacacccaggaatttaatgtcaaatcccatccaatgaatgccaatgcatgccctaattctaaatccttgatcatttagttttagttgcaatttgcaaatctgtagacatttttcattttccagctaatgctgaacttaggTTCCCGATCttttaacttgaaagagctagggattctagcccatttctttcgctcagatcttctaaacttaaacgcctcggggattcacgtccaatttaagttcccaggatcttatatattcttaaatttagagtccaaatttttctgtgtgtaagagatttgcatacaattaacacgtaattatcaataattgatgataagctacctaatatttaatagaaaggtgtaagtttcttaggataaatgaaaaaaaaatcacattatccGAAGGCATGaatattcgaagggagagtactttcccctatataccaCAAAAGTGCTTTCACACAATTTATCGTTTATTGGTTCttaactgatttgaaccgattcataaatcattcaaaaaatattccaaaatcgCTTAGAAGTAATATAAGTAATTAAATTtcagattaaaattagttatcggttatgaaccggttcaaaaccgattggaatcagttGAGACTTGGCAGAAAAATCTAAGGCCTTTGTTACAAGTCCAACATGgcaccattcggttgagaaatacactctctagaacatttttaagattttaccttgaaaaaccgtaaacatatccaaaaatgaaaaaaaaatcgtatgacGTGTTTCGAGCAATcataaaaaacatgattttaaagggaaaataagcgacatgttaatggtc is from Phlebotomus papatasi isolate M1 chromosome 1, Ppap_2.1, whole genome shotgun sequence and encodes:
- the LOC129810291 gene encoding SWI/SNF-related matrix-associated actin-dependent regulator of chromatin subfamily B member 1, coding for MSIRTYGDKPISFQLEENGEYYCVGSEVGNYLRLFRGSLYKKYPGMTRRTLSNEERKRLIESGLSSHILASSVSLLKASEVEDVIDGNDDKYKAVSVHSSDQPILRESKSKKPTPWVPTMPNSSHLDAVPQATPINRNRVYQKKVRTFPMCFDDTDPSTNLENAAQQEMLVPVRLDMELEGQKLRDTFTWNKNESMITPEQFAEVLCDDLDLNPLAFVPAIAAAIRQQIEAYPSELIIEESCDQRVIIKLNIHVGNTSLVDQVEWDMSEKDNNPEEFAMKLCAELGLGGEFVTAIAYSIRGQLSWHQRTYAFSEAPLATVEVPFRAPSEADGWAPFLETLTDAEMEKKIRDQDRNTRRMRRLANTTPGW
- the LOC129810283 gene encoding deformed epidermal autoregulatory factor 1, which gives rise to MDENHQSDLALPDITEAEAEQENGNQGTTRTRLITATTTEASSVEGGTVVSVPVPVSVPVGSASGSTFNVITPEQLLHFKPMICVDNNGFISGQVVGGDLKATHIVIKQPVTTSESVATSTQEITTMTEPQPQSQPQQIQNQWSDIMNMEVLPIRCKTTTAELYKSRLGSGGRGRCIKYKDNWFTPSEFEQECGRGSSKDWKRSIRFGGRSLQALIDEGVLQPHATSCTCPACCDDDSSATGPVRFFTPYKRRRRNQIEIDSKKKRQSGSADEYAEQEPVVITKEEPWGTLTDGIDGSSDFLDTTQIAEGNIPLERLKSLCVQMAKAIAEFRRCINEAQEIHVKQVERVQRERDAALIAARVHDIEDPNAMNIAAGVDLNGAKKCANCNREALAECSLCRRTPYCSTFCQRKDWNSHQVECSRDPTDGTQQIMLLVDDQT